The nucleotide sequence CGGTACGCACGGGGCCCACCACGCCGACGTAGACGCTGCCGCCGGTGCGCTCGGCCATGTCGCGGAAGACATCGAAGCGGTCCATGTTCCCAACGCCCCTCTGGCGATCGGGCCCTGGCGCGGTCGTCCGCCCGGCTCCGATCCGTAAACGGCTGGTACATGGTATGGGCCAGGCCGGTCAACTATGACCGGAAGCGGGCAGGGCCGGACGCCTTTTCGCAACGGGACGTACCGCCCAGCGAACGGGCGTGCCGGTGAGATCGATGCGGCTTCGCAGCTGGCGCTCGAGATAGCGTAAGTAGGCATCGTCGAGGCGGTCTGCCCCCTGCACGCTCAGGACCAGCGTGGGCGGGCGAGACGCCACCTGCCGCACGCCCGTGATGCGGACCGCGGCGCGCCCCGGCGAAGCCGGGGGCCGCAGGCGGACCGCTTCGTCGACGCAGCTCCGCACGATCTCGGGGTCGAGAGGGCGGGCGCGACGATCGGCAGCGGCCAGAGCCGATCGTAGGAGCTCTCTCACGCCCCACTGTTCCAGCGCCGAGATGAAGTGGACCGGAGCCCAGTCCAGGCGTCCCGCAGCGTGCCGGACCTCGGGGACGTAGCGCTCGACGCTCTGGTCGGGCCGGCCGATGCGGTCCCACTTGTTGACGGCCAGGACCACCGCGAGCCCGAGCTCGGCGGCCCGGCCGGCCAGACGCGCATCCTGGAACGTGACGCCTTCGGTCGCGTCGATCAGGACGATGGCCACGTCGGAGCGGCTCATGGCCCGAAACGCGCGGGCCACGGCCAGCTGCTCCACGTCACGGGCTCCCGGGCGCGCCCGCTTGCGGATGCCGGCCGTATCGACCAGGGAGATCCGGCGGCCCTGCCACTCGAAATCAATGTCCACCGCGTCCCGGGTCGTGCCCGGGCGCTCGTCGACGGCCACCCGCTGCTGTCCCACGATGGCGTTGACCAGCGAAGACTTGCCCACGTTGGGCCGGCCCACGATGGCGATGCGGACCGGCGGCGGCCCGGCGGGCGAAGGAGCCGGTGCCTGCGCCGGCATCCGGGAACCCAGGAGGTCCAGGATACGATCCAGCAGCTCGCCTACGCCTCGGCCGCTGGCGGCCGACACGGGGACGCCCTCGCCCAGGCCCAGGGCGGCGAACTCGTGGATACCCGCTTCGTGCGCCGGAGCGTCGACCTTGTTGACCACGAGCAAAGAGGGTTTGCCCGATCGGCGCAGCCAGTTGGCCAGCTGGCGGTCGAGGGCCATGGCCCCGTCGCGCACGTCGACCACCAGAAGCAGAAGGGACGCCTCCTGCACCGCCGCCGACGCCTGCTGCCAGACGACTCCCTCCATTCCCTCGCGGGGAACGGCGTCGAGCAGGCCCCCGGTGTCCACCAGGACGAAACTGCGGCCGCGCCAGGTGACGGCGGCCTCCAGCCGGTCACGGGTGACCCCCGGCTGGGGGTGGACGATGGCGACCCGGCGCCGGACGAGCCGGTTGAAGAGCGTGGACTTGCCCACGTTGGGCCGCCCGACGATGGCGACTTTGGGCAAGGGGACCGCGGCGGCGTTTCCCTCGCCGGCCGGTTCGGCTCTCAAGATGACGTGCCAACCTCGATCTCAACGCTCGGCCAACGGCCGCGCCCGGGAGTCGCAGCGAGCCTGCACCTCCCGGACCAGGGCCGCCAGCCTCGGATAAGCTCGCCTCGCTCCCCAGATTACCAGAGGTCTACCGAGGCTGACCAGACGCAACCGGCGGGAGAGGAAACCACCGATGCGCATCCACAGGTTGATGTAGGGGACCGTGTCGATGAGTAACAGCGGCGGCCACTCTTCCCGGCCGAGCGCGTAGCCGGCCAGCACCGCGCGGCATGCGAGGGCCCCGTGCGGGCCGTGTCCCATGACGTAGACCTCGTGCCCGTGGGCATCCTTGCCGACCGGCAGGAGCTCTCCCCAGTGGCTGGGAGGGGTCGTGTCGAAATAAGGAATCCGCGCAAGTGCGCGGCCGTCCGGAACGCGGTCGGCCGGAAGCAGCCCGGCGTGGATGGCCGCGGCCACCGGCGACGAATGAGCCCCTCCGAAGCAGTGGTAGACCACGCGCAAAAGGCTCTGCCTCCCCCAGAGCGCGACGCTGGCGAGGCCCGGCGGCGACTTCAGTGGCGCATGATGATCAGGGTGCCCGGGATGACCTCGTGCGCCGTCGCCAATGCGCTGCGGCACAGGTACAGGGCGATGCGCTCGAGGTCGTCCCGGTCCCTGGCGTAGAACACCGGTGCTCCTGCCGGCCGGTACTCCCGGTCGGTGGTGATCACCGCCAGCACCCACTCGCTGGCCCGGATCCGTACGTCACCCACGGCGATCGGCCTCCAGGTTGCGGGGCAGCATGGTGTCCTCCTCGCCGTACCCCACCAGTTGCACGCTCGCTTCGAGCACCGGGACCTCCCGGATGGCCCGCACGATGGCACCCGTGTCCGCGATTTGCGGGATGATCACCAGCACTACCGCGTCCTGCTCGACGTGGCGCCTCGCGATGGGGGCGAACTCCGGTTCGTCGACGTCCATGCGTACCCCCACCCGTGCCACCACGTCGTGCAGGATGGCCTGGCGCTGGCCGGGATTGGCAAGGGTCGCGGCGGCCGCCCGGTCCCTCGGGCGCAACAGCATCGCCACGCCCTGCTTCTGGTAGATCTCCCGCGCGGGCGCCCGTCCGATGTTGAGCACGACGGCTCCCTCGACCGTCAGGAGCGGACCGTCGAAGGCGATTGCTGCCCGTTGCACCGTCGCGATGTCGCCGAGGCGAAGTCCCCGGGCGGTACGGGCCAGCGTCACCAGGGCGAGCGCCGTCACCAGGACGGCCCAAGCCGTGGCCCAGAGCGCGTGGGGCGGTCGCAGCACCGTGAGCACGCCGCTCACGATGAGAGCCACCAGCATCGCCACGTAGTTGCGGGCTTCGAAAACCCTCGCGATGCCCTCGATGTACGCCGCGCCCCGGCGCACGAGTTCCGTCTCTTCCAGGTTGGCCAGCGCCTCTCGCTCGATCTTGCGTACCTCACGAAACTGCGTCGCGGCCAGCCCCAAAAACGAGGCCGCCGCGAACTCCCGGGCTGCCAGCGCCGGCACGGCCAGGGCGCCCAGGAACGACGCGATGAGGCCCATGGAGAGGTGGATCGTATACCCCTGGGGGTAGCTCGGATACTGGCGGTAGTCGACCTTCAGCGTATAGAAGCGCACCGCGGTGCCGGCCAGGGTCGCGATGACCACCTGCCAGGCCGGGCTCATGGTCCTTCTCGGTCCCCCGGCCCTCCCACAGGCTGGCGCCGCCACCACGACCGGATCCGGGCCCGCAGTTCGTCGGCGCTGCCGGCATTGAGGGCCATGAACCCCAGCACGGCTACCACCGCCGCCACCGCCAGGATGGTGGCGCTGCGCCGCCCGCTCGCATCGACGCCCCGAGGCGCCGAGGGAAGTTGGCCGGGGCCGACCCCTGCCGCCCTCGGCAACACGGGGGCGAACAGGCGGGCCCCCTCCTCCGCCAGATCCAGCGGGTTGGTGTGGGCGCCGAACTCGAGCAGGATGGAACGCGGGGCCAGGTCCTGGTTGTAGTCGCCCTGGGCGATGAAGATGCCCTCGATCAGCCCGGGGCGGATCCGGTCGGCGACGGCCTTGATGTGGCGCGCCAGCGAGAGGTTGGCTTGCATGTTCTGGTTTTGCCGGCCCACCACCAGGCGGACCTTGGTTGCCGGGGTTCCTTGCACCGACGTTTGGTACACCTGCGGCGGCACCGCGTCGCGGTGGACGTCCACCAGGAGCGTGGGTCGTTGCTTCAGCAACTGCAAGGCGGTCCGCCGCGAACGGGTGTACGCCTGGCCGTCGTGGGGATTGTGGTTGTTGTGGGATACCACGACCCGGTAACCCTGCCGGCGGAGCTCGGCAGCCAGGGTCTCGCCCACCTTGTAGACGTCGCCCCACGGTTTGGAGGAGGTGCCGCTGGTCGGCACGTACGACTCGTCGCTGTGGGTGAAGTAGAGCGCCACGTCGGGCCCCCTGCCGCGCCGTGCGCCCGGCTGGCCCTGGGCCTGGGCCAGAGCGCTCTCGCTGACCTCCGGCAGCGTCTCGACACCGTCCGAGCGTACCATGGCCCGGTCACCCTCGATCCCCACCACCTTCCAGCGACGGTTGGACGCGTCAATGTACACGTCCCCCTTGCCGAGCAAGAGCGCCGTATAAGTCACGACGCGCCCGTCCGGGGCGACCAGGGTGAAGTACCGGCCGTCGGAGCGCTCCCCCCATGTCGCGGGCACCGGGCGCCGGGACACAGGGGCCGCGTCCGCGTGCCCGAGACCTCCCAGCAGGCCTGCCAGGACCACGAGCCCCGCGAAGGCGCCGACCGCTTTGGAGGAGGGCCCCGGGCCACCCGAAAGCCTCTCCCGGATCTCGCCCACGATCTCGGCCAGCCCGACGGCGATCAACCCGGCGAGGACGATCATGTCGAAGGCGCCGGCGCCGCCGATCATGACGGTGGCAGGCTGGCCCGTCCGGGCCATCCGCACCGCGTGAACCACGTCGGTCAGCAACAGCCCGAGCGTGCCCGAAATGAAGGAAGCCCGCCGGGAGCGACTACCTACCAGATAGCCGGTCACGCCGCCGACGATCCCGAACAGCCACACCGGGTCGAGGAAATCGCCCCGGCCGGGGTCGAAGTCCGTGAGAGACGAGATGGCCAGGACCGCCGCCGCGGTAATGACCGCGCCGACCAGGCTACGGACTCTCTCGACGGCGTGATCCGCCCGCACCAACAGGTATCCGGCCAGGATGAGCGGGATGACCGCCCCACCCACGTTGATGCTCACGCTCACGGGGGCACGCACGAGCGGGATATCGACGAAGCTACCCGCGATGATCAGGGCGATGAAGATGAGCGCCTGCCCATCGGTGAGCCGCATGCGGTCCAGCACACGGTGGGCCAGGCCGAAGAAGATGAGGGCCGCGACCACGACCAGAGCGACGAGTCCGGCTGGCATGGCTCTCGTTCACGCACCTCTCCCACGCAGGCACGGTCCCCCACCTCCCCCTCGCGTATGCCGGCACCTGGTGCCAAAACGAGAAAGCCGGCCCACCACGGGCCGGCTTGCCGACGTCCAGACGGAGTGAAGGGGGCAGTCTCAGGCCTCGTCCTCCCGGCCCTCGTGCCGTGAGGCTGCTTTGGCCGAACTCTGGGAGGAGGGGCCGTTGAGCACCTGGCCCAGATTACCGTAAAGCTCCCCGATGGTGACCGTGGGAGCCTCTGCCGTCGCCGTCGTAGCGGAGGCCTTCTCCGGCTCCGGCTTGGGCGCTGCATCCCTCAAGGAGAGCCCGATGCGGCGCGCCGCCTGGTCGACGCTCAGGATCTTGACCCGTACGTGCTGGCCCGGGCTGACCACCTCTTGCGGCTTGGTCACGTGCCGGTCCGAGAGCTGGGAGATGTGCACCAATCCCTCGATACCGGTGTCGAGCCGGACGAACGCTCCGAAGTCGACCAGGCGGGTGACCTCGCCCTCCACGATCTGGCCGACGTGGAACCGCTCCGCCACGGTATCCCACGGGTTGGGGAGCACCTGCTTGAGCCCCAGGGAGATGCGCTCGCGCTCCCGATCCACGTTGAGGACCATGACCTTCAAAGTCTGGCCCACGCTGAGCACGTCGGACGGGTGGCGCACCCTGCTCCAGGCCATCTCGGAAACGTGGAGCAATCCCTCCACGCCGCCGCCCAGGTCGATGAACGCACCGAAGTCGGTCAGCCGGCGAACGGTGCCCTCCACCACCTGCCCCTCCTTGAGGGAGCTGAACAGCCGGGCCTTCGCCTCCTGATACTCCTGCTCCAGCACCTCTTTGCAGGAGAGCACCACGTTGCGGCGGCTGCGGTTGATCTCCAGGACCTTCAAACGGAGGGTGCGCCCTACGTACTTGTCCAGATCCTCGACGTACCCGCGGCCCACGTGGGACGCCGGCACGAACCCCCGGACTCCGACGTCGACCAACAGCCCGCCCTTGACCCGCTCCGTCACCCGGGCCTCGAGGATACGGCCCTGCTCCTTGGCCTCCTCCAGCCGGCGCCAGGTCAGCTCCTGATCGGCCCGGCGCTTGGAGAGCAGGACGCCTCCTTCGTTTTCGTCCACTTTCAAAACCCAGACGTCAATCTCGTCACCCGGTTTGAGCACGTCGGCCGGGGTCTGGCCCGAGCGCAAGCCCAGCTCGTGGATGGGAATGCGGCCGTCGCTCTTGTAACCGACGTCCACGAGCACTTCGTCCGGCCCTACCTGGACCACCCGGCCGTGGACCACCTGCCCCGGGCTCAAGCCGTTGGCGAGGGAAGCATCCAGCTCGTTGGAACTCATGGCGCCGGCGAGGTCCACGCTGGCAGCCTGCTCCCTGCGGGCCGTCACCTCCTCGGGAGCCGCCGCGGCACCGTCCTGCAATACCGGTGCATCTTCAGTGGCGGGCTCGGAAGAGGAAGAGGAAAGCTTCTCCTGCTGCTCGTCCACACTCATACCCCGACACGACCTCCCCAGGGTGCGGGCAGACCGGTACACAGGTGGGAGCGCGAGCCTTTCCACGCGCCTTCCAGGTTACCGGGACAGGCGTTGTTATCCGTTGAGGGTGCGTACGCGGTCATACCTTCGCTCGTACCCGTTTCGCACGCTTGAGGCTATTCGTGACGACTCGGCCAAATCCTCCCCGCCTGGCCGGCGCCGGCCCCTCTATTTCGGCGGAGAAGGATGGGGTCCCTGGACCGGGCAGCCAGCGCGGGGCGCCTCAGCCAGACCCGGGGCCAAGGGCCACGTGCGCCTGCTCGAGCAACGCACCGAGCTCTTCGGCGAGGCGACGGCTGGTCGAATGGATCCGATCCCGACCGGCGTGCTGGCACGGTGACGTTTCCGGGTAGATGAGCTTGCCCACCCGGATTTCTACCCGCACCCGCCGGGGCCAGTAGGCACCCCTGGGCATGGCGCGCTCGGTCCCGGTGATGGCGATGGGCAAGATGGGGGCGCCGCTCTTGAGCGCCAGGAGGGCGGTGCCACCCTGGATTTCGAGGAGCCTGCCGTCCTGGCTGCGGGTGCCCTCCGGGAAGACCCCCACCACCTGTCCCTCCTGCAACCTGCGCAGGGCTTGGTGGATGGCCTCCCGGTCGGCTTCGCCCCGCCGGACCGGGAACGCGTGAACCTTCGGGAGCAGCTGGCCCAACACCGGGTAGCGGAAAAGCTCCTCCTTGGCCATGAAATGGACCGGCCTCGGCACGACGACCCCGATCAACAGGGGGTCCAGCATGCTCAGGTGGTTGATGGCGAGCAATACGGGCCCGGAGGCAGGGATCCGGTCGATGCCGTAGGCCCGCACCCGGAAGTAGCGCACCAGCACGGCGCGCAATACCCATCGGGCCGACCGGTACAAGAGGTCACCCGCCATCTCCGAGGCACTCCCGACAAATGGCCAGCGCCCGCTCCAGCACCTCGCCGGGTGTCTGGCCCGTGGTGTCCAGGGTGACGGCGTCCTCAGCCGCCCTCAGAGGCGCATCCTGCCGCGTCGCGTCCTGCTGATCCCGCATCGCGAGCTGCTCCTCGATCTCCTCGAGGGAGACCGGTACCTGGCCCTCGATCTCCTGTAGCTCTTTTGCCCGCCGCCGGGCCCGTTCCTCCAGGCTGGCCGTCACGTAGAGCTTGACGCACGCCTCTTTCAACACCACCGTACCGATGTCCCGCCCGTCCATCACGCACGGCCCCTCCTCGGCCATCCTGCGCTGCAGCTCGGCCAGCACACGGCGCACCTCGGGAATGGTGGCGATGGTCGAGGCGGCCTGGCCCACTTCGAGAGACCGGATGGACGTGCTGACGTCGCGCCCGTCGAGGAAGACCCGGCTTGGGAGGTCGACCCGAGGATCGGTGCCGAGACGGATCCGCACGCGCCGCACGATGTCGACGATCCGGGACCGGCTGGCGGGGTCGCCCGGATGAACGCCTGCCTGCAGAACGGCCAGCGCGGCCGCCCGGTAGGTCGCTCCGGTATCGATGTAACGG is from Limnochorda sp. L945t and encodes:
- the der gene encoding ribosome biogenesis GTPase Der; translated protein: MRAEPAGEGNAAAVPLPKVAIVGRPNVGKSTLFNRLVRRRVAIVHPQPGVTRDRLEAAVTWRGRSFVLVDTGGLLDAVPREGMEGVVWQQASAAVQEASLLLLVVDVRDGAMALDRQLANWLRRSGKPSLLVVNKVDAPAHEAGIHEFAALGLGEGVPVSAASGRGVGELLDRILDLLGSRMPAQAPAPSPAGPPPVRIAIVGRPNVGKSSLVNAIVGQQRVAVDERPGTTRDAVDIDFEWQGRRISLVDTAGIRKRARPGARDVEQLAVARAFRAMSRSDVAIVLIDATEGVTFQDARLAGRAAELGLAVVLAVNKWDRIGRPDQSVERYVPEVRHAAGRLDWAPVHFISALEQWGVRELLRSALAAADRRARPLDPEIVRSCVDEAVRLRPPASPGRAAVRITGVRQVASRPPTLVLSVQGADRLDDAYLRYLERQLRSRIDLTGTPVRWAVRPVAKRRPALPASGHS
- a CDS encoding DUF3189 family protein; the encoded protein is MVYHCFGGAHSSPVAAAIHAGLLPADRVPDGRALARIPYFDTTPPSHWGELLPVGKDAHGHEVYVMGHGPHGALACRAVLAGYALGREEWPPLLLIDTVPYINLWMRIGGFLSRRLRLVSLGRPLVIWGARRAYPRLAALVREVQARCDSRARPLAER
- a CDS encoding capping complex subunit for YIEGIA — its product is MGDVRIRASEWVLAVITTDREYRPAGAPVFYARDRDDLERIALYLCRSALATAHEVIPGTLIIMRH
- a CDS encoding YIEGIA domain-containing protein; this encodes MSPAWQVVIATLAGTAVRFYTLKVDYRQYPSYPQGYTIHLSMGLIASFLGALAVPALAAREFAAASFLGLAATQFREVRKIEREALANLEETELVRRGAAYIEGIARVFEARNYVAMLVALIVSGVLTVLRPPHALWATAWAVLVTALALVTLARTARGLRLGDIATVQRAAIAFDGPLLTVEGAVVLNIGRAPAREIYQKQGVAMLLRPRDRAAAATLANPGQRQAILHDVVARVGVRMDVDEPEFAPIARRHVEQDAVVLVIIPQIADTGAIVRAIREVPVLEASVQLVGYGEEDTMLPRNLEADRRG
- the spoIIP gene encoding stage II sporulation protein P is translated as MPAGLVALVVVAALIFFGLAHRVLDRMRLTDGQALIFIALIIAGSFVDIPLVRAPVSVSINVGGAVIPLILAGYLLVRADHAVERVRSLVGAVITAAAVLAISSLTDFDPGRGDFLDPVWLFGIVGGVTGYLVGSRSRRASFISGTLGLLLTDVVHAVRMARTGQPATVMIGGAGAFDMIVLAGLIAVGLAEIVGEIRERLSGGPGPSSKAVGAFAGLVVLAGLLGGLGHADAAPVSRRPVPATWGERSDGRYFTLVAPDGRVVTYTALLLGKGDVYIDASNRRWKVVGIEGDRAMVRSDGVETLPEVSESALAQAQGQPGARRGRGPDVALYFTHSDESYVPTSGTSSKPWGDVYKVGETLAAELRRQGYRVVVSHNNHNPHDGQAYTRSRRTALQLLKQRPTLLVDVHRDAVPPQVYQTSVQGTPATKVRLVVGRQNQNMQANLSLARHIKAVADRIRPGLIEGIFIAQGDYNQDLAPRSILLEFGAHTNPLDLAEEGARLFAPVLPRAAGVGPGQLPSAPRGVDASGRRSATILAVAAVVAVLGFMALNAGSADELRARIRSWWRRQPVGGPGDREGP
- the rpsA gene encoding 30S ribosomal protein S1; translated protein: MSVDEQQEKLSSSSSEPATEDAPVLQDGAAAAPEEVTARREQAASVDLAGAMSSNELDASLANGLSPGQVVHGRVVQVGPDEVLVDVGYKSDGRIPIHELGLRSGQTPADVLKPGDEIDVWVLKVDENEGGVLLSKRRADQELTWRRLEEAKEQGRILEARVTERVKGGLLVDVGVRGFVPASHVGRGYVEDLDKYVGRTLRLKVLEINRSRRNVVLSCKEVLEQEYQEAKARLFSSLKEGQVVEGTVRRLTDFGAFIDLGGGVEGLLHVSEMAWSRVRHPSDVLSVGQTLKVMVLNVDRERERISLGLKQVLPNPWDTVAERFHVGQIVEGEVTRLVDFGAFVRLDTGIEGLVHISQLSDRHVTKPQEVVSPGQHVRVKILSVDQAARRIGLSLRDAAPKPEPEKASATTATAEAPTVTIGELYGNLGQVLNGPSSQSSAKAASRHEGREDEA
- a CDS encoding lysophospholipid acyltransferase family protein; its protein translation is MAGDLLYRSARWVLRAVLVRYFRVRAYGIDRIPASGPVLLAINHLSMLDPLLIGVVVPRPVHFMAKEELFRYPVLGQLLPKVHAFPVRRGEADREAIHQALRRLQEGQVVGVFPEGTRSQDGRLLEIQGGTALLALKSGAPILPIAITGTERAMPRGAYWPRRVRVEIRVGKLIYPETSPCQHAGRDRIHSTSRRLAEELGALLEQAHVALGPGSG
- the cmk gene encoding (d)CMP kinase, which gives rise to MTSHPSRTGCRREWIAVDGPAGAGKSSLARALAKALGYRYIDTGATYRAAALAVLQAGVHPGDPASRSRIVDIVRRVRIRLGTDPRVDLPSRVFLDGRDVSTSIRSLEVGQAASTIATIPEVRRVLAELQRRMAEEGPCVMDGRDIGTVVLKEACVKLYVTASLEERARRRAKELQEIEGQVPVSLEEIEEQLAMRDQQDATRQDAPLRAAEDAVTLDTTGQTPGEVLERALAICRECLGDGG